The following proteins come from a genomic window of Anopheles ziemanni chromosome 3, idAnoZiCoDA_A2_x.2, whole genome shotgun sequence:
- the LOC131287619 gene encoding uncharacterized protein LOC131287619 — protein MANIRDNTTKKSGRPVVNVAIHPNCVTPPGSIGTTFDGEHKSIFFDEISQIMRGYGDCEKPLRESVILVEKIVLQQLRGIMQEAIDHAMSRPNSPTLSRRDFEYIMRKNQIRVARLQKYFRDMAMVKKRLKDICGGRYSHLNLGGSSEASDDDSDREVPEKYDEEKVRRLFRADRIAQILTGKQYDEYNLARRTSFMHRNAEVFKGRMRAWLNIPEDVNITQSCLLTLAYLAHETIAVLVDLCILTRLDSGNRSVDPYSRVTSSGKSYNMLHACPEVTQGRGMDGVRAITPQEINEAMRRHRQMATRTSGRYRNALNFKPPYLAM, from the exons ATGGCAAACATTCGTGATAATACAACTAAAAAATCCGGACGTCCCGTTGTCAACGTAGCAATACATCCGAACTGTGTAACGCCTCCCGGTAGCATCGGTACCACCTTCGATGGCGAGCACAAATCCATCTTTTTCGACGAAATCTCCCAAATCATGCGGGGCTACGGAGACTGTGAGAAACCGCTGCGCGAATCGGTGATACTGGTGGAAAAGATCGTTCTGCAGCAGCTGCGTGGCATCATGCAGGAAGCCATCGACCACGCAATGTCCCGGCCAAATTCGCCGACCCTTTCGAGACGTGATTTCGAGTACATCATGCGCAAAAATCAGATCCGTGTGGCTCGGCTGCAAAAATACTTCCGCGACATGGCGATGGTGAAAAAGCGCCTCAAGGATATCTGTGGCGGTCGGTACTCCCATTTAAATCTGGGCGGCAGTTCCGAAGCTTCGGATGACGACTCCGACAGGGAAGTGCCGGAGAAGTATGATGAGGAGAAGGTGCGTCGACTGTTTCGCGCGGACCGAATCGCTCAAATTCTTACCGGCAAGCAGTACGATGAGTATAACTTAGCTCGCCGTACCTCGTTCATGCACCGGAACGCTGAAGTATTTAAAGGTAGGATGCGAGCGTGGTTAAACATTCCGGAAGATGTCAACATTACGCAAAGCTGCCTGCTAACGTTGGCTTACTTGGCGCATGAAACCATCGCGGTGCTGGTGGACTTATGTATCCTTACGAGGTTGGATTCAGGCAACAGAAGCGTAGACCCTTACAGCCGTGTTACTTCTTCAG GCAAATCTTACAACATGCTTCATGCCTGCCCCGAAGTGACACAAGGCAGAGGAATGGATGGCGTACGGGCAATCACACCCCAGGAAATAAACGAAGCAATGAGAAGGCACCGGCAGATGGCAACGCGGACGTCTGGTCGATATAGAAACGCTCTCAATTTCAAACCCCCTTACCTTGCGATGTAA
- the LOC131286619 gene encoding ATP-dependent DNA helicase Q1-like — protein MGENTEDRLDETFKSFTDDELNTHDFQINQKLEVIEQKIARLKAQKAQLLKWKDTIQTVRTQRRTNQQTERGWDDESYAWSANARETLKEVFGLSVFRPQQLQTINALMSGNDVLLLAPTGGGKSLCFQLPAVISEGVTVVISPLISLMEDQVWSLQKLGIEARMLSSSSEKADINEIHKILSSVKQKPSLKLLYITPERMAKSKRFMTALQKCYDHGHLDRFAIDEVHCCSQWGHDFRPDYKFLGVLKEMFPKAPLVGVTATATTKVITDVQKMLNIPEALVFVATFNRPNLYYHVLEKPQEKQEQYEFLSDLLLNRFRQKSGIIYTLSMKDAVDISTELQNRGLKVAPYHATLEAVDRTKIHQLWHKNDLQAVVATIAFGMGINKSDVRFVIHHTLSKSLENYYQESGRAGRDGHRAECILLYHFSDIFRISTMSFSEHTGLQNVYAMVEYCINVSDCRRKIISRYFSEVWGADDCAAMCDRCTNKEQAPHPAVDILSHYGQLKRVISKASLQQMKLTGLRLVDAWLHKGPTFLRLSEPPPPYERVIAEQVVAFLVINQHLKESFTYTPYATLSYLVLGLPIVGSSLTVRLGKHFDLPINEENTQTASEKNPASTTQTNGTKKRSLPTETSGKTKKNPSAKKGKTNATASKTTKRAKTAPTTVDDSISSSCANDEVNAPPATVDDRTISSTDANNVDKEANMAEEVDDDVIILPLREEIIEIDGD, from the exons ATGGGAGAGAACACCGAGGACCGGTTGGACGAAACATTCAAGTCGTTCACGGACGACGAATTGAACACGCACGATTTTCAAATTAATCAAAAGCTCGAGGTTATCGAGCAAAAAATAGCACGCCTAAAGGCACAGAAGGCTCAGCTACTGAAGTGGAAAGATACGATACAGACTGTTCGTACACAACGCCGGACAAACCAGCAGACGGAACGAGGCTGGGACGACGAGAGCTACGCATGGTCCGCGAATGCCCGAGAAACGCTGAAGGAGGTATTTGGCCTGAGCGTGTTTCGTCCACAGCAGCTACAAACGATCAATGCCTTGATGTCTGGAAACGATGTGCTGCTGCTTGCGCCTACCGGTGGAGGAAAGAGCTTGTGCTTCCAACTTCCGGCAGTCATTAGTGAGGGGGTAACGGTAGTGATATCCCCATTGATTTCGTTAATGGAGGATCAAGTATGGTCGTTGCAGAAACTGGGCATCGAAGCAAGGATGCTTTCCAGTTCATCCGAGAAAGCAGATATCAACGAGATACACAAGATACTTTCTAGtgttaaacaaaaacccaGCTTGAAGCTACTGTACATTACTCCCGAACGAATGGCCAAAAGTAAACGATTCATGACGGCGTTGCAAAAGTGCTACGACCATGGCCATCTAGATCGCTTCGCAATTG ATGAAGTACATTGTTGCTCGCAGTGGGGCCACGATTTTCGACCGGATTACAAATTCCTGGGCGTGCTAAAGGAAATGTTTCCAAAGGCACCGTTGGTCGGTGTGACCGCTACGGCCACAACGAAAGTAATCACCGACGtgcagaaaatgttaaatATCCCAGAAGCGCTGGTGTTTGTAGCGACGTTCAATCGGCCCAATCTTTATTATCACGTTTTGGAGAAACCGCAGGAAAAACAGGAGCAGTATGAGTTTCTGTCCGACCTGCTGTTGAACCGCTTCCGTCAAAAGAGCGGTATTATTTATACCTTGTCGATGAAGGATGCCGTGGACATCAGTACTGAGCTGCAGAATCGTGGTCTGAAGGTCGCCCCATATCATGCTACTCTGGAGGCTGTGGATCGTacgaaaatccatcaactttggcACAAAAATGACCTACAGGCGGTGGTGGCCACCATTGCTTTTGGAATGGGTATTAACAAGTCGGATGTGCGATTTGTTATACATCATACGTTGAGCAAGAGTCTGGAGAACTACTACCAAGAAAGTGGTCGTGCCGGACGCGATGGCCATAGGGCGGAGTGTATCTTGTTGTATCACTTTTCGGATATTTTCCGCATATCGACAATGTCGTTTTCCGAGCACACAGGGCTGCAGAATGTCTACGCAATGGTGGAATACTGTATCAACGTTAGCGA CTGCAGAAGAAAGATCATCTCCCGTTACTTCTCAGAAGTATGGGGAGCCGATGATTGTGCGGCCATGTGCGACCGGTGTACGAACAAGGAACAAGCTCCGCATCCGGCTGTCGATATATTGAGCCATTACGGTCAGCTAAAACGCGTTATCTCGAAGGCTAGTTTGCAGCAGATGAAACTAACGGGACTGCGTCTAGTCGACGCCTGGCTTCATAAGGGTCCGACATTTTTACGGCTCTCAGAACCACCGCCACCGTACGAACGCGTGATTGCGGAACAGGTTGTTGCTTTTCTCGTTATTAATCAGCACCTGAAGGAATCGTTTACGTACACCCCGTACGCAACACTCAGCTACCTAGTACTGGGGCTGCCCATTGTTGGTAGTTCCTTAACGGTACGCCTCGGTAAGCATTTTGACCTTCCAATTAATGAAGAGAACACACAGACGGCGTCGGAAAAGAATCCCGCGAGCACCACTCAAACGAATGGTACAAAGAAGCGATCTTTGCCTACCGAAACCTCCggtaaaaccaaaaaaaatccttcagcaaaaaaggggaaaactaaTGCTACTGCCTCAAAGACAACTAAACGAGCGAAAACGGCACCCACGACGGTTGATGATAGTATATCCTCAAGTTGTGCGAACGATGAAGTGAATGCGCCTCCCGCGACGGTTGATGATAGGACAATATCTTCAACTGATGCAAATAATGTAGATAAGGAGGCAAACATGGCTGAGGAGGTTGATGACGATGTTATAATACTTCCGCTAAGAGAAGAAATTATAGAAATAGACGGTGATTAA
- the LOC131285597 gene encoding zinc finger protein 331-like gives MAFIERICRLCLAEAPASDFSAMIPLNGNSETLNIIRTVTSVEVLLDRESMYFMCSDCNRSLQTCYDFRERCIVNDTIFRRKFTLLKSDPGDAGATVPIDNVEQNKDSTDVGNTKTEDAELEETYIEENYIEECLVDDVEEEDVKPMYAPPPEVSHYQSSDSESSSPKAKKKVQKKRGRKVKSATDKSNNKLPCSQCGKMIARNNINQHMLTHDPDRPKVFCAYCGKAFKDPRRMQLHVNSNHTLEKKYPCDICGKVYLRPTSLKDHKATKHTADKRYECTECGTAFTSWAQRWHHFKKEHTTAKPYACTYCDWAFKFKGDLTLHIRKHTGEKPFKCDICGKAFNKSYNVVIHKKSHRNVLSAEPGLKQEGVNSLPAEPVVQSEGVGCNIALSFGQSEMQKLV, from the exons ATGGCCTTCATCGAACGTATTTGTCGCCTTTGCTTGGCGGAGGCACCTGCAAGTGATTTTAGTGCAATGATTCCTTTGAATGGTAATAGTGAAACATTGAATATAATTCGCACGGTTACCTCCGTGGAG GTGCTGCTCGACCGTGAAAGCATGTATTTTATGTGCTCGGATTGCAATAGATCGTTGCAAACCTGCTACGACTTTCGTGAACGATGTATCGTAAACGATACCATTTTTAGACGGAAATTTACTTTGCTAAAAAGTGATCCTGGTGATGCTGGTGCTACCGTTCCCATCGACAacgttgaacaaaacaaagacTCAACAGAtgttggaaacaccaaaaccgAAGATGCAGAACTTGAAGAAACATACATCGAGGAAAACTACATTGAGGAATGCCTAGTAGACGATGTGGAGGAGGAAGACGTTAAACCCATGTACGCTCCTCCTCCGGAGGTTTCGCATTATCAATCAAGTGACAGCGAATCGTCTTCACCCaaggcgaagaaaaaggtGCAGAAAAAACGCGGTCGGAAGGTGAAATCGGCAACGGATAAATCGAACAACAAACTACCGTGCTCTCAGTGTGGTAAAATGATTGCTCGGAACAACATCAATCAACATATGCTAACACACGACCCCGACCGGCCCAAAGTATTCTGTGCGTACTGTGGTAAGGCATTTAAGGATCCCAGAAGAATGCAGCTGCACGTTAACAGTAATCACACATTGGAGAAAAAATATCCATGCGATATTTGCGGTAAAGTGTATCTTCGTCCAACCTCACTGAAGGACCATAAGGCAACAAAACATACCGCCGATAAGCGGTACGAATGCACAGAATGTGGCACGGCGTTCACGAGCTGGGCACAGCGGTGGCATCATTTTAAAAAAGAGCACACGACAGCTAAGCCCTATGCGTGCACTTATTGTGACTGGGCGTTTAAATTTAA GGGAGATCTCACTCTGCACATCCGGAAACACACTGGAGAGAAGCCGTTCAAATGCGACATCTGTGGCAAAGCGTTCAACAAGAGCTACAACGTTGTTATTCACAAGAAATCACACAGAAATGTATTATCAGCCGAGCCCGGGTTAAAACAGGAGGGAGTAAATAGTTTACCCGCTGAACCCGTGGTACAATCGGAAGGAGTTGGTTGTAACATAGCCTTGTCATTTGGGCAAAGTGAAATGCAGAAACTAGTTTAA
- the LOC131286504 gene encoding UPF0545 protein C22orf39 homolog gives MSTIYEAATIIKPKTPEEEEVLKHLWSIRPCYLYNEEYEDCTSIKARFHQYFIHGESIDCNQWKRDFDNCVRFEKNATDTKSALELIHSEKNRREERMRAHYSNNVWTKRSSPPEDWSKPLPEHMQKEYENSFLGSKAKELRGGVQGPDTESSSCSIM, from the exons atgagTACCATTTATGAGGCTGCTACGATTATTAAACCGAAAACTCCTGAAGAGGAGGAAGTGTTGAAACATCTTTGGTCG ATTCGACCATGTTACTTATATAACGAGGAGTACGAGGACTGCACCAGCATCAAAGCACGTTTTCATCAGTATTTTATCCACGGCGAATCGATTGACTGCAATCAGTGGAAGCGAGATTTTGATAATTGCGTACGTTTCGAAAAGAATGCCACCGACACCAAAAGCGCCCTCGAGCTGATACACAGTGAGAAGAACCGGCGCGAGGAAAGGATGCGAGCCCACTACAGCAATAACGTGTGGACTAAGCGAAGCTCCCCACCCGAAGATTGGTCCAAACCATTGCCGGAACACATGCAGAAGGAGTATGAAAACTCGTTTCTGGGATCAAAAGCCAAGGAACTGCGTGGCGGAGTACAGGGACCAGATACCGAGAGCTCTTCCTGTTCGATAATGTGA
- the LOC131285598 gene encoding uncharacterized protein LOC131285598: MTIWKVCRLCLKEDENSLTEHTAANSLIETIFTLTSLQVLEFPIESVYLCEECEKLLVKFHLFRESCLANDIIFHQTVQAETLQRKDIVCSSHVELMKIEILSENDMEHAVFLEEDQVSLMEEENNSIKPRKISKPKSSAVKKISVQKIKQKTRGNNRRTTKADTSKKPTKDEVNLTAKATKRKPVQQQIYQNINV, encoded by the exons ATGACGATTTGGAAAGTGTGCCGATTATGCTTAAAGGAAGATGAGAATAGTCTCACAGAACATACCGCTGCCAATAGCCTCATCGAAACAATATTTACACTCACTTCACTACAG GTACTGGAGTTCCCGATTGAATCCGTTTATCTATGTGAAGAATGTGAGAAGCTGCTAGTGAAATTCCATCTATTCCGTGAGTCCTGCTTGGCAAATGATATCATATTCCACCAAACGGTACAAGCAGAAACGTTGCAACGGAAAGACATCGTCTGCAGTAGCCATGTGGAACTAATGAAAATAGAAATCCTCTCAGAAAACGACATGGAACATGCGGTGTTTCTCGAAGAGGATCAAGTTAGCTTAATGGAAGAGGAAAATAATTCGATCAAACCGAGGAAGATTTCCAAACCTAAATCGAGTGCAGTGAAGAAGATTTCTGTGCAAAAGatcaaacagaaaacaagAGGAAACAATCGTAGGACCACTAAAGCCGATACTAGCAAGAAACCGACGAAGGATGAAGTTAATCTCACAGCTAAGGCAACGAAGAGGAAACCTGTACAACAgc AGATTTATCAGAACATTAACGTTTGA
- the LOC131288029 gene encoding recQ-mediated genome instability protein 1-like → MIQNESNRAQQTKQRFVREYNIKVLDEWLSGCVSFCLQENPKISNESLFQFAFSQWLLADLNEVGVGAFAPGLEETIDSHMLTGTFPVQMQYLLDISEPAYEQWRNLYDKKLDEAEDEVQMRRSQAPQTKKRRMLKLELTDGKQTAIAMEHTAIRCLNTKLAPGVKLLLSGPIRCVNRVLFLESKNLRVLGGEVDILLISNAYENVLLRALNKPANPNPKIDYEEPEVVENKHRPNHTNIQPVPMENYRVVGHDERKNVVNKTPPLVVDDVDDDSLLMGIDLDAVEASQSRVAPVSKPEQVASISTLMDDDELDDIVQQVEVPDDPEVMDQQVSSTKHSQPSPKPRVTGFVKPTFDEPLDDDFDLMNSLENQIQSEFHGFQSEPPAVQLAPPMAKKSRVLDDKFVTPLQSARKTPAAPQPPSSSFQSNMNHHKNPVSPQPSSSKMFHRFSASSLFEDSMDYAEAEEPSLATANITSPNYTFRIDGTNLATLDQIASLSEDKLGGASFVVYCEVSAVTDQPRIRKERWHLTIVLTDQSEQHLSVRLHNDVIAKLVRHDAGELMRKHKTDREGVMKLLDTILVEFKELLQEIKCFWRVVYPSKTGDSELPVVMESYEMNDERGSILLDKIIKENCSQLRKML, encoded by the exons atgattcaaaacGAAAGCAACCGTGCACAGCAAACGAAGCAGCGATTCGTTCGCGAGTACAACATCAAGGTGCTTGACGAGTGGCTGTCCGGATGCGTGTCGTTCTGTTTGCAGGAAAATCCGAAAATATCCAACGAAAGCCTTTTCCAGTTCGCCTTCAGTCAATGGCTGCTGGCAGATCTGAACGAGGTTGGTGTAGGTGCGTTTGCGCCTGGATTAGAGGAGACAATAGACTCCCATATGCTGACCGGGACGTTTCCTGTCCAGATGCAATATTTACTAGACATCT CTGAACCTGCCTACGAGCAGTGGAGGAACTTGTACGACAAAAAGCTCGATGAGGCGGAGGATGAAGTACAAATGAGAAGGAGTCAAGCGCcccaaacaaaaaa GCGTCGTATGCTAAAACTTGAGCTtaccgatggaaaacaaacagccaTAGCTATGGAGCACACGGCTATCCGGTGCCTGAACACAAAGCTAGCCCCTGGCGTGAAGCTCCTTCTCTCCGGGCCGATACGTTGCGTTAACAGGGTGCTATTtttggagtcgaaaaacttGCGCGTCCTTGGTGGGGAAGTCGATATTTTACTGATAAGCAATGCGTACGAAAATGTGCTACTGCGAGCGCTAAATAAGCCAGCCAACCCGAACCCCAAGATCGACTATGAAGAGCCGGAGGTTGTTGAGAACAAACACCGTCCAAACCATACCAACATTCAGCCGGTTCCGATGGAAAACTATCGTGTTGTTGGGCACGACGAACGGAAGAATGTGGTAAACAAAACGCCCCCGTTGGTGGTGGATGACGTGGACGATGATTCGCTGCTCATGGGCATTGATTTGGATGCGGTCGAAGCTAGCCAGTCGCGGGTCGCTCCGGTTAGCAAACCGGAACAAGTCGCTTCTATAAGTACGCTGATGGATGACGACGAATTGGATGATATCGTACAGCAAGTCGAGGTGCCGGACGATCCCGAGGTTATGGATCAGCAGGTGTCCTCAACGAAACATTCCCAACCGTCCCCGAAGCCCCGTGTAACCGGTTTCGTAAAGCCAACGTTTGATGAACCGTTGGACGACGATTTCGACCTGATGAATTCgttggaaaatcaaattcaaagcGAATTTCATGGCTTTCAATCAGAACCACCAGCGGTGCAGCTGGCCCCTCCAATGGCGAAGAAAAGTCGGGTTCTAGATGACAAGTTTGTCACACCGTTGCAGTCGGCCAGGAAAACCCCTGCAGCTCCGCAACCTCCTAGCAGTTCCTTCCAATCCAATATGAATCACCATAAGAACCCCGTATCACCTCAGCCATCCTCGAGCAAGATGTTCCATCGGTTCAGTGCGTCATCACTTTTTGAAGACAGCATGGACTACGCGGAAGCGGAGGAACCCTCCCTTGCAACCGCAAACATTACTTCGCCAAACTATACATTCCGCATTGATGGCACAAATTTGGCCACGCTCGATCAGATTGCCTCCCTTTCAGAGGATAAGCTAGGTGGTGCCTCGTTCGTTGTGTACTGCGAGGTTAGTGCCGTAACCGACCAGCCACGTATACGTAAGGAACGTTGGCACCTTACGATCGTACTGACGGATCAATCGGAGCAGCATCTTTCAGTCCGGTTGCACAACGACGTGATAGCGAAACTGGTCCGGCATGACGCAGGGGAACTGATGCGGAAGCATAAAACTGATCGCGAGGGCGTGATGAAGTTACTCGATACTATTCTGGTCGAGTTCAAAGAGCTGCTGCAGGAAATTAAGTGCTTCTGGCGTGTGGTGTACCCTTCAAAAACTGGCGATTCGGAGCTTCCCGTGGTGATGGAGTCGTACGAAATGAACGACGAACGAGGGTCCATATTGTTGGACAAGATTATCAAGGAAAACTGTAGCCAGCTAAGGAAAATGCTATGA
- the LOC131288030 gene encoding dicarboxylate carrier SLC25A8-like translates to MSFQRRTSEKTTELTASVPVKLLTAGTAACFADFITFPLDTAKVRLQIQGEQPVRTVAMTPAVNTTASFKLNPTPLPATQHVQYRGLVGTITTITRQEGFRTLYNGLSAGLQRQLCFCSIRLGLYDTVKTFYGSLLKENEAGLQIGTRILAGLTTGGAAVMIAQPTDVVKVRFQAATRSSTGRRYASTLEAYRTIGREEGVRGLWKGAMPNVGRNAIVNVAEIVCYDVVKDCLLLYTHMPNDIRLHFSAAVVAGLAATIVASPVDVVKTRYMNSPRGQYRGAIDCAIRMGAKEGMNAFYKGFVPSFARLVSWNVVMWISYEQLKLVVFNRS, encoded by the exons atgAGCTTTCAAAGACGCACTTCGGAAAAGACGACGGAGCTGACGGCGTCGGTGCCGGTAAAGCTGTTGACGGCCGGTACGGCGGCCTGCTTTGCCGACTTCATTACCTTCCCACTGGACACAGCTAAAGTGCGGCTACAG ATTCAAGGCGAACAGCCCGTCCGAACGGTTGCCATGACACCGGCCGTCAACACAACGGCATCGTTCAAGCTAAACCCTACGCCCCTCCCAGCTACACAGCACGTGCAATACCGTGGTCTGGTCGGCACGATCACCACTATCACCCGCCAGGAAGGTTTCCGGACGCTGTACAATGGCCTTTCGGCCGGTCTGCAGCGGCAGCTATGCTTCTGCTCTATCCGCCTCGGACTGTACGATACGGTGAAAACGTTCTACGGTTCCCTGCTTAAAG AAAATGAAGCTGGTCTTCAAATAGGAACACGAATCTTAGCCGGTCTAACGACGGGCGGCGCGGCGGTCATGATCGCACAGCCAACGGATGTAGTGAAGGTGCGCTTCCAGGCAGCAACCCGATCGTCCACCGGTCGCCGGTACGCATCGACGCTGGAAGCCTATCGCACCATCGGCCGGGAGGAAGGCGTACGCGGTCTGTGGAAGGGTGCAATGCCGAACGTGGGTCGAAACGCGATCGTCAACGTGGCCGAGATCGTGTGCTACGATGTGGTCAAAGACTGCCTGCTGCTGTACACGCACATGCCAAACGACATACGGTTGCACTTTTCGGCCGCCGTCGTGGCCGGTTTGGCCGCTACGATCGTCGCATCGCCGGTAGATGTGGTGAAGACGCGCTACATGAACTCACCCCGCGGTCAATATCGGGGCGCTATCGATTGTGCCATCCGGATGGGTGCGAAAGAGGGCATGAACGCATTCTACAAGGGCTTTGTACCATCCTTCGCCCGCCTCGTTTCCTGGAACGTGGTGATGTGGATATCGTACGAACAGCTGAAGCTGGTGGTATTCAACCGAAGCTAA
- the LOC131286058 gene encoding transcription initiation factor TFIID subunit 5: protein MAQNRNDLLAVLAVVKKYNLKGTEDLLKKEAGLIDIPENVAGEAEVNSVLAAYKSEGDPDIYEHSYMELRKFVEESLDIYKHELALILYPVLVHMYIELVYNSHEEQAKKLITKFGPEQEYYYQDELARLSMVTKRDQMSGNDITDTFKSNAFTIRISRDTLSLLKRHLHEKKASVILNIVNEHMYFDLYEGVARNKSQCDATSGAMTGEAKRQDNKIKVYYGLLKEPDVQTLQPAAPPEEDDDMDPDAPDKPKKKKPKKDPLYSKKPKSDPNAPPLDRIPLPKLKDVDKMEKVKALREASKRVNLGPDSLPSICMYTLLNANYTVTCADLCEDSSLIAVGFSDSSIRVWSMTPIKLREMKSAEQLKEIDRDAEDVLIRMLDDRKAELCRTLCGHSGPIYRTSFAPDRTMMLSCSEDCTIRLWSLHTWTCVVVYKGHQFPVWDVRFSPHGHYFVSCSHDKTARLWATDSHQPLRIFAGHLADVDVCIFHPNSNYVATGSSDRSVRLWDVCVGNHHRLLTGHKAPIYSLAFSMCGRYLASGSADKRVLIWDLAHGHLIAALTGHGATVHSMCFSRDGTILATGGLDCALKLWDFTKLVDDISGENVNVSHNPDVRDGEPYLLRTFPTKQSPFLTLHFTRRNLLLGVGMYELGV, encoded by the exons ATGGCGCAGAATAGAAACGACTTGTTGGCAGTGTTGGCGGTGGTAAAAAAGTACAATTTAAAG GGTACCGAGGATCTGCTCAAAAAGGAAGCCGGTCTCATCGATATTCCGGAAAATGTGGCCGGCGAAGCGGAAGTGAACAGTGTACTAGCGGCCTACAAAAGCGAGGGAGATCCGGACATTTACGAGCATTCCTACATGGAGCTGCGCAAGTTCGTGGAGGAATCGCTCGATATCTACAAGCACGAGCTGGCGTTGATACTGTATCCGGTCCTGGTGCACATGTACATCGAGCTTGTGTATAATAGTCACGAGGAGCAGGCAAAGAAGTTGATCACAAAGTTTGGCCCCGAGCAGGAGTACTATTACCAGGACGAACTGGCCCGACTTTCGATGGTGACCAAGCGGGACCAGATGAGCGGTAACGATATCACGGACACTTTCAAATCGAATGCTTTCACGATTCGGATATCCCGTGACACGCTTTCGTTGTTGAAGAGACATTTGCACGAGAAAAAAGCATCGGTAATACTGAACATTGTCAACGAGCATATGTACTTTGATTTGTATGAAGGTGTTGCGCGAAACAAGTCCCAATGCGATGCGACGAGCGGTGCAATGACGGGAGAGGCTAAACGACAAG ataataaaattaaagtgtATTATGGACTTCTGAAGGAACCCGACGTGCAAACGCTACAGCCAGCCGCTCCTCCGGAAGAGGATGACGACATGGACCCGGACGCACCGGATaaaccgaagaagaaaaaaccgaaaaaggaCCCACTGTACTCGAAGAAGCCCAAGTCTGATCCGAACGCACCCCCGCTGGATCGTATTCCGCTGCCAAAATTGAAAGATGTCGACAAAATGGAGAAAGTAAAGGCTCTACGAGAAGCTTCTAAGAGGGTTAACCTCGGACCAGACTCGCTGCCTTCCATTTGCATGTACACCCTGTTGAATGCCAACTATACGGTGACATG TGCGGATTTGTGTGAAGATTCCAGCCTCATAGCGGTAGGCTTTTCCGACTCGTCCATCAGGGTGTGGTCGATGACACCGATAAAGCTTCGGGAGATGAAGAGCGCAGAGCAGTTGAAGGAAATCGATCGCGATGCCGAGGACGTTCTGATCCGGATGTTGGACGACCGAAAGGCGGAGCTTTGCCGTACGCTGTGTGGCCACAGTGGTCCGATCTACCGGACATCGTTCGCCCCGGATCGAACGATGATGCTCTCTTGCTCGGAGGACTGTACCATACGGCTCTGGTCGCTGCACACCTGGACGTGCGTCGTCGTGTACAAAGGCCACCAATTTCCCGTGTGGGACGTACGATTCTCGCCCCATGGGCATTACTTTGTGAGCTGCTCGCACGACAAAACCGCACGCCTTTGGGCTACCGATTCCCATCAGCCGCTGCGCATTTTCGCCGGCCATCTCGCGGACGTGGACGTGTGCATCTTCCACCCGAACAGCAACTACGTCGCGACGGGTTCGAGCGACCGTTCCGTGCGTCTGTGGGACGTGTGCGTCGGAAACCACCATCGGTTGCTGACCGGCCACAAAGCGCCAATCTATTCGCTAGCATTTTCCATGTGCGGTCGCTATTTGGCCTCCGGTTCGGCGGACAAACGTGTCCTGATTTGGGATCTCGCTCACGGGCATCTTATCGCGGCCCTGACCGGACACGGCGCTACGGTACATTCGATGTGCTTCAGCCGGGACGGCACGATCTTGGCGACCGGCGGGCTGGACTGCGCCCTTAAGCTGTGGGACTTTACAAAGCTCGTGGACGACATCAGCGGGGAGAATGTGAACGTTTCGCACAATCCGGACGTGCGTGACGGTGAACCGTACCTACTGCGCACGTTCCCCACGAAGCAGTCGCCATTTTTGACGCTACATTTTACGCGCCGCAATTTGTTGCTCGGGGTGGGTATGTACGAGCTGGGTGTGTAG